One genomic window of Diospyros lotus cultivar Yz01 chromosome 8, ASM1463336v1, whole genome shotgun sequence includes the following:
- the LOC127808078 gene encoding uncharacterized protein LOC127808078 isoform X2, which yields MSESGAFMRTPSTFRNFISRDQNSSFPAEAGRYHLYISYACPWASRCLAYLKIKGLDRAISFTSVKSKWGRTKDTDEHMGWVFPASDTEEPGAEPDPLNGAKSIRELYELASTNYSGKYTVPVLWDKKLKTIVNNESSDIIRMFNTEFNDIADNAALDLFPPYLQSQINEINDFIYEGINNGVYKCGFAKKQDPYEEAVKELYDALDKCEEILGKQRYLCGNTISEADIRLFVTLIRFDEVYAVHFKCNKKLLHEFHNLFNYSKDIYQIPGISSTVKMDHIKRSYYGSHPSINPYGIVPIGPNIDYSAPHDRGRFSK from the exons ATGTCAGAATCTGGTGCCTTTATGAGAACTCCTTCAACATTTCGTAATTTTATTTCACGAGATCAAAATTCTAGTTTCCCAGCCGAAGCTGGTAGATATCATCTGTATATTTCATATGCTTGCCCCTGGGCTTCCAGGTGCCTTGCATACTTGAAAATTAAAGGTCTCGACAGAGCCATCAGTTTCACA TCAGTAAAATCCAAATGGGGGAGAACGAAAGATACTGATGAACATATGGGATGGGTCTTTCCTGCCTCAGATACCGAGGAACCGGGTGCTGAACCCGACCCTTTGAATGGTGCAAAAAGTATAAGAGAACTGTATGAGCTTGCAAGCACAAACTATTCTGGGAAATATACAGTTCCT GTTCTCTGGGATAAGAAACTCAAAACTATAGTCAACAACGAGAGTTCAGATATAATCCGGATGTTCAACACTGAATTCAATGATATAGCAGATAATGCAGCCCTGGATCTTTTTCCTCCTTACTTGCAATCTCAGATAAATGAGATTAATGACTTTATATATGAGGGGATAAATAATGGGGTTTATAAATGTGGGTTTGCTAAGAAGCAAGATCCATATGAAGAG GCTGTGAAGGAATTATATGATGCTTTGGACAAATGTGAGGAGATATTAGGCAAGCAACGGTACTTATGCGGCAACACAATTTCTGAAGCAGATATCCGATTGTTTGTCACCCTTATAAGATTTGATGAG GTTTATGCTGTTCACTTCAAGTGTAACAAGAAGCTCTTGCATGAGTTCCATAACTTGTTCAATTACTCCAAGGACATATACCAAATTCCCGGCATAAGTAGCACAGTGAAAATGGATCACATAAAGCGAAGTTACTATGGAAGCCATCCTTCCATCAACCCCTATGGCATTGTTCCTATCGGCCCAAACATAGACTATTCTGCTCCACATGACAGAGGTAGGTTTTCCAAATAG
- the LOC127808078 gene encoding uncharacterized protein LOC127808078 isoform X1 — protein MHISVCSLVPSSDLAYTAVVARSALDEMSESGAFMRTPSTFRNFISRDQNSSFPAEAGRYHLYISYACPWASRCLAYLKIKGLDRAISFTSVKSKWGRTKDTDEHMGWVFPASDTEEPGAEPDPLNGAKSIRELYELASTNYSGKYTVPVLWDKKLKTIVNNESSDIIRMFNTEFNDIADNAALDLFPPYLQSQINEINDFIYEGINNGVYKCGFAKKQDPYEEAVKELYDALDKCEEILGKQRYLCGNTISEADIRLFVTLIRFDEVYAVHFKCNKKLLHEFHNLFNYSKDIYQIPGISSTVKMDHIKRSYYGSHPSINPYGIVPIGPNIDYSAPHDRGRFSK, from the exons TACACTGCTGTGGTGGCTCGCTCTGCACTGGATGAGATGTCAGAATCTGGTGCCTTTATGAGAACTCCTTCAACATTTCGTAATTTTATTTCACGAGATCAAAATTCTAGTTTCCCAGCCGAAGCTGGTAGATATCATCTGTATATTTCATATGCTTGCCCCTGGGCTTCCAGGTGCCTTGCATACTTGAAAATTAAAGGTCTCGACAGAGCCATCAGTTTCACA TCAGTAAAATCCAAATGGGGGAGAACGAAAGATACTGATGAACATATGGGATGGGTCTTTCCTGCCTCAGATACCGAGGAACCGGGTGCTGAACCCGACCCTTTGAATGGTGCAAAAAGTATAAGAGAACTGTATGAGCTTGCAAGCACAAACTATTCTGGGAAATATACAGTTCCT GTTCTCTGGGATAAGAAACTCAAAACTATAGTCAACAACGAGAGTTCAGATATAATCCGGATGTTCAACACTGAATTCAATGATATAGCAGATAATGCAGCCCTGGATCTTTTTCCTCCTTACTTGCAATCTCAGATAAATGAGATTAATGACTTTATATATGAGGGGATAAATAATGGGGTTTATAAATGTGGGTTTGCTAAGAAGCAAGATCCATATGAAGAG GCTGTGAAGGAATTATATGATGCTTTGGACAAATGTGAGGAGATATTAGGCAAGCAACGGTACTTATGCGGCAACACAATTTCTGAAGCAGATATCCGATTGTTTGTCACCCTTATAAGATTTGATGAG GTTTATGCTGTTCACTTCAAGTGTAACAAGAAGCTCTTGCATGAGTTCCATAACTTGTTCAATTACTCCAAGGACATATACCAAATTCCCGGCATAAGTAGCACAGTGAAAATGGATCACATAAAGCGAAGTTACTATGGAAGCCATCCTTCCATCAACCCCTATGGCATTGTTCCTATCGGCCCAAACATAGACTATTCTGCTCCACATGACAGAGGTAGGTTTTCCAAATAG